From one Chanodichthys erythropterus isolate Z2021 chromosome 3, ASM2448905v1, whole genome shotgun sequence genomic stretch:
- the bptf gene encoding nucleosome-remodeling factor subunit BPTF isoform X2, translating into MRGRRGRPPKAQLVQEPSTGPVRGLRPRRGLRAKVKVTCDDDYVTPKRGTHHHSTRGRRKARSAASRGRGRGRGTARGRGRRSTASGVVYDDHESDEDDEDAVSLRSEEEEFIEEPLTDEEEEEEDEEEAINDESDYLEELDELEEDDASYCTESSHGSNAGRKRPRPRRPPSPILEQKEIPLLELPSSSEDLLIPNEQLLNASAIYEVLRSFCTVLRLSPFRFEDFCAALVGQEQCTLMAETHICLLKAILREEDTSNTTFGPADLKDSINSTLYFIDGMTWPEVVRSYCESDPEYHHVLPDLEGEDYPFSPLESKVKVLQFLVDQFLTTNLAREELMSEGVVQYDDHCRVCHRLGDLLCCETCSAVYHLECVKPPLEEVPEDEWQCEICVAHKVPGVTDCLTEFQKSRPYIRQEPIGYDRHQRKYWFLNRRIVVEEDGEDENKQTWYYSTKVQLGELLEVLDKGFWENDLCSVLEEMREEIHTHMDITEELTNKARGNNKAYLTVANDVILDRLKTKQEAELEEVKRRAAEEAERARQELKSGSGEPAVNDQMNSNGSCPQQDSSNGNAMNEQTSADASVSAVPVDEVGSTNVPELAVSSSAIPPKTDSQNPTGNAVTSSSSGEEAGEGTDGVKELADKSSEPAAHGDGDSVLETEPAQTVDENSCSSHFSISECLRGPEEPDLVDRSSQSSLNSQDETGEGKANGDSAKTGSSRMITRLRNPDSKLSQRKVMQDKDGSSQDGSRALKETPPLSSFGSFKRDSNKSSGFFKLGQEGKFRVYHNQYSTNTLALNKHQHREDHDKRRHLSHKFCMTPAGEFKWNGSLYGSKALTVSTLRLTIIQLENNVPAPFLHPNWASHRSNWIKAVQMCSKAREFALALAILECAIKPVVMLPMWKDSLGHTRLHRMTSVEREEKEKVKKREKKLEDEETMQQATWVKYTFPIKHQVWKQKGEEYRVTGYGGWSWVSKTHVHRFFPKLPGNTNVNYRKALEAAKTGMDNQASLSETPKTLVKTDEISSENVPEKDNFQDTSLDSSEEKLSVEKDHVLKVEEQNEEKENETVTEKCDEKNGSVEQMDTSTPNSVNEEKDNITNAPSDDSPLKGEPLDSEVVKDSAPNQPQQSFWHDVVNVSEGFLLRTAYKKIKASKLDGLLERRVKQFTIEEKQRLEKLKQGTISKTSTEKIMEDKEITVAAQDQKVKIEGTISETPKARQTEGVACLVIQEKDNVVKKLDFNQEEEQAKTNTSGPKNILDVRLNDSGDLSPKEHQQKLTEPEPKTASRVAMSELNGNSQSLDQSLSLNTKPDKTVTEVTCPPEDSERKDIIENNENDLDVKRTLPLQVNGKDGPVDPECKNLTDSVNTKELTNTVVEEIKAISPKETVKSLMNGDATQECLKEWTNSTIPQVNSDEDKGVNKLDPDYPPPQKMAKLENNIEESKDSTVSSAEPSSVASESNTRSEVPSHSSKVEPMQVEEAKPPVPSPVPSAEESSLSSDLTENSSSLGETTTVITQVTTTTTTVSTESRMVLTSRDSLASNNGISTPVPTDSKVESTSSVSTLSTTTTTVTKVTDSSQEATLTKECLTTVTKTLTDTKLSPSGATVKSMTVSHEYSTRDRVRLLKFSRTKKTRSGTALPSYRKFVTKSSKKSIFVLPNDELKKLARRGGIREVPIFNYNAKPALDIWPYPSPRPTFGITWRYRLQTVRSLAGVSLMLRLLWACLRWDDMSVKPSPTGGTTRTETSDTDITTTEIIKRRDVGPYGIRSEYCIRKIICPLGVPETPKETPTPQRKGLRSSALRPKKPEPAKQTGPVVIETWVAEEDLELWEIRAFTERVEREKAQAADPTKVSVQKKAEEVKAQLEAQLKQQRLAAQQKRLEQQKPSTTSTTSTLTSTPTTPGTTTQKVVVGSISGQVTTAPKVVMTTKLGSPVTFQQNKNFQQSFASWVKQGQQGNTVSTSSVVTVAANSATTSGQTFHIAAAAGSMAGSVITAKLPVPANSKIVTVNVPTTQGGLVQVQQKVVGIIPSSTAGTAQSFPPFQPRTATINIRPNTTTSTQQVITTGTALRPGMTVIRSPLHQATTLGKTIIRTPLMVQQGQVQQPVQTSTGAQAVGTPPRLSTPNQPQTPQTPSSPRPQQGQVKLTLAQLTQLTQGAQGGNQGLTVVIQGQGQTTGQLQVIPQGVTVIPGPGQQLMQAAMPNGQVQRFLFTPMAPAPASAPAAPAAPTTTTSSGVPATAAPAATTSTTPAPIQPATRLAPQPQPPTTLPPTSSLPPSQPAQHTPTPVSAAIVPQPTPSLQPHPPVQLRPQPQVPPQTSVPPPTPVPAPQIAQVTATAPPQQVTTLPVAQTTVTKVQPQIQLPPQLLSVPGLQQQVISHIQSQVAAQIQAQVQQVGTTAGMPQQIKLQLPIQIQQQGGGQVQAHQIQNLVTIQTASVQEQLQRIQQLCEQQQQKKKQQEAKREQAQQHVSQSDLIQKQVAQKQNVAIEQLKQKKTMTPAEREENQRMIVCNQVMKFILDKIDKDERQAAKKRKREESVEQKRSKQNASKLSALLFKHKEQLKADILKKRALLDKELQLQVQEELKRDLIKLRREKEKAQAAAAQAAAAAAAASAHVHSGLSSYTPTVTSPSTHKRKRDEERDAASKSKRKKMISTTSKDSKRDIKLYCICKTPYDESKFYIGCDLCSNWYHGECVGITEKEAKKMDDYICSECKRAQEGSTEELYCICRTPYDESQFYIGCDRCQNWYHGRCVGILQSEATHIDEYVCPQCQSTEDAMTVLTPLTDKDYEGLKRILRSLQSHKMAWPFLEPVDPNDAPDYYGIIKEPMDLSTMEERIQKRFYSKLTEFVADMTKIFDNCRYYNPSDSPFYQCAEFLESFFVQKLKAFKASRSHNNKLQSSAS; encoded by the exons ATGAGGGGGAGACGAGGCAGGCCGCCCAAAGCGCAGCTGGTGCAGGAGCCCTCAACGGGGCCGGTGCGCGGGCTGAGACCCCGCCGGGGCTTGCGAGCGAAGGTGAAAGTTACCTGCGATGATGATTATGTCACCCCTAAACGAGGGACCCATCATCATTCAACACGAGGCCGAAGAAAAGCGCGATCCGCGGCATCGAGGGGCAGAGGAAGAGGCAGGGGAACGGCCAGAGGTAGGGGGCGGCGGAGCACCGCGAGCGGGGTGGTTTACGACGACCACGAGAGcgatgaagatgatgaagatgCGGTTAGTTTGAGATCAGAGGAGGAAGAATTCATCGAGGAGCCTCTGACggatgaagaggaggaggaagaagatgaGGAGGAGGCCATCAACGACGAGTCCGACTACCTGGAGGAACTGGACGAATTGGAGGAAGACGATGCGAGTTACTGCACGGAGAGCAGCCACGGCAGCAACGCAG GTCGTAAAAGGCCAAGACCAAGGCGACCACCTTCTCCTATTCTGGAGCAGAAGGAGATTCCTCTTCTGGAGCTGCCCAGTTCCTCCGAGGACCTTCTCATTCCCAACGAGCAGCTACTCAATGCGTCGGCTATTTATGAGGTCCTTCGCAGTTTCTGCACCGTCTTGCGTCTCTCTCCGTTCCGTTTCGAGGACTTCTGCGCTGCTCTGGTCGGACAGGAGCAGTGCACGCTGATGGCGGAGACGCACATCTGTCTGCTGAAGGCCATTTTACGGGAGGAAGACACCTCCAACACCACTTTCGGACCCGCGGACCTCAAGGACAGCATCAACTCCACACTCTACTTCATTGACGGTATGACTTGGCCGGAAGTGGTGCGTTCATACTGCGAAAGCGACCCCGAGTATCACCACGTGCTCCCTGACCTGGAGGGCGAAGACTATCCGTTCAGCCCTTTGGAGAGCAAAGTCAAGGTCTTGCAGTTCCTGGTGGACCAATTCCTCACCACTAACCTCGCCCGTGAGGAGCTCATGTCCGAGGGGGTCGTTCAGTACGACGACCATTGCCGGGTTTGCCACAGGCTCGGCGACCTCCTGTGCTGCGAGACCTGCTCGGCCGTGTATCACCTGGAGTGCGTCAAGCCTCCCCTGGAGGAGGTGCCTGAGGACGAATGGCAGTGTGAGATTTGTGTGGCACACAAAGTGCCCGGCGTAACAGACTGTCTGACAGAGTTCCAGAAGAGCCGGCCGTACATCCGGCAAGAGCCCATTGGTTACGACCGACATCAAAGAAAATACTGGTTTCTCAACAGGAGGATCGTtgt AGAGGAAGATGGCGAGGATGAAAATAAACAGACCTGGTACTACAGCACTAAAGTCCAGCTCGGGGAGCTGTTGGAGGTTCTGGATAAAGGGTTCTGGGAGAATGATCTCTGCTCTGTGCTGGAGGAGATGAGAGAGGAGATCCACACTCACATGGACATTACAGAGGAGCTCACTAACAAGGCCCGTGGGAATAACAAGGCATACCTCACCGTTGCCAATG ATGTGATCCTGGACCGCCTGAAGACCAAGCAGGAAGCGGAGCTCGAGGAGGTGAAGCGACGGGCAGCGGAGGAGGCTGAGAGGGCCAGACAGGAGTTGAAATCAGGATCTGGTGAACCAGCTGTGAACGATCAAATGAACTCGAACGGATCGTGTCCACAACAAGACTCCAGTAATGGGAATGCGATGAATGAGCAAACTTCTGCAGATG cttcagtctcagctgtccCAGTTGATGAGGTGGGCAGCACCAATGTTCCTGAGCTCGCGGTATCCAGCTCAGCCATTCCGCCTAAAACTGACTCCCAGAATCCCACAGGGAATGCTGTGACATCATCTTCCAGTGGTGAGGAGGCAGGGGAAGGGACTGATGGGGTGAAAGAGTTGGCAG ATAAGAGCTCGGAGCCTGCAGCTCACGGTGATGGTGATTCTGTACTAGAGACTGAACCTGCACAGACAGTGGATGAGAACAGCTGCAGCAGTCATTTCTCCATTTCTGAATGCTTGCGAGGTCCAGAAGAGCCTGACCTGGTGGACCGATCCTCACAGTCTTCTCTCAACAGCCAGGATGAAACAG gtgagGGTAAAGCTAACGGAGATAGTGCAAAGACAGGATCTTCACGCATGATTACACGACTCCGGAACCCTGATAGCAAGCTAAGTCAACGCAAGGTCATGCAGGACAAAGATGGCAGCTCTCAGGATGGTAGCAGAGCACTTAAAGAG ACTCCCCCATTGTCGTCATTTGGCTCCTTTAAGAGAGATTCAAACAAGAGCAGTGGCTTTTTCAAACTGGGCCAGGAGGGTAAATTTCGAGTCTACCACAACCAGTACAGCACTAACACACTTGCCCTGAACAAGCACCAACACCGTGAGGACCATGACAAACGCAGACATCTTTCCCACAAGTTCTGCATGACCCCTGCTGGTGAGTTCAAGTGGAACGGATCGCTGTATGGCTCGAAAGCCCTGACTGTGTCTACGTTGAGATTAACCATCATTCAGCTGGAGAACAATGTCCCTGCTCCGTTCTTGCATCCCAACTGGGCATCACACAG GTCAAACTGGATAAAGGCTGTCCAAATGTGCAGCAAGGCGAGAGAGTTTGCGTTAGCTTTGGCCATTCTAGAGTGTGCAATCAAGCCAGTGGTCATGCTCCCTATGTGGAAGGATTCTCTCGGTCACACAAG GCTTCATCGCATGACCTCTGTTGAGCGGGAAGAGAAGGAGAAggtgaaaaagagagagaaaaaactagAAGATGAAGAGACTATGCAGCAGGCCACATGGGTGAAGTACACTTTCCCCATCAAACACCAG GTGTGGAAGCAGAAAGGTGAGGAGTACAGAGTAACTGGGTATGGAGGCTGGAGCTGGGTGAGTAAGACGCATGTCCATCGCTTTTTCCCAAAACTACCTGGAAACACCAACGTCAATTACCGGAAAGCACTTGAGG cagcTAAAACTGGAATGGACAATCAGGCATCTCTTTCAGAAACACCAAAAACTTTGGTTAAAACAGATGAAATTTCATCTGAAAATGTGCCTGAAAAGGATAACTTCCAGGACACATCACTGGATTCTTCTGAAGAAAAGCTATCTGTGGAGAAAGATCATGTGTTAAAAGTTGAAGAACAAAATGAAGAAAAGGAGAATGAAACTGTTACAGAGAAGTGTGATGAAAAAAATGGATCGGTAGAACAAATGGACACCAGCACTCCCAACTCTGTAAATGAGGAAAAAG ATAACATCACAAATGCCCCATCCGATGACTCTCCTTTGAAAGGAGAGCCTTTGGATAGTGAGGTGGTAAAGGATAGTGCTCCTAATCAACCCCAGCAATCCTTCTGGCATGATGTTGTGAATGTCAGTGAAGGCTTCTTGCTACGTACGGCATACAAGAAAATCAAGGCATCAAAACTTGATGGCCTTTTAGAGAGGCGGGTCAAACAGTTCACCATAGAAGAGAAGCAGAGGCTTGAGAAACTCAAGCAGGGAACAATTTCTAAAACCTCAACTGAAAAGATAATGGAAGACAAAGAGATAACTGTTGCTGCTCAAGACCAAAAGGTTAAGATTGAAGGAACTATCTCTGAAACTCCGAAGGCTAGACAGACTGAGGGAGTAGCCTGTCTAGTGATCCAAGAAAAAGACAATGTGGTCAAAAAGCTTGATTTTAACCAAGAGGAAGAACAGGCGAAGACAAACACTTCAGGACCGAAGAACATCCTGGATGTTAGATTAAATGACTCTGGTGACTTATCCCCTAAAGAACATCAGCAGAAGTTGACAGAACCAGAACCCAAGACCGCCAGTAGGGTAGCAATGTCTGAGCTTAATGGAAACTCTCAAAGTCTGGATCAAAGCCTCAGCTTGAACACTAAACCCGATAAAACCGTTACAGAAGTTACGTGTCCACCTGAAGACTCTGAGAGGAAGGACATCATTGAAAACAATGAGAATGACCTAGACGTAAAGAGAACTTTGCCATTGCAAGTAAATGGGAAGGATGGTCCTGTTGACCCAGAATGTAAGAATTTGACTGATAGTGTTAACACAAAGGAGCTAACCAATACCGTTGTGGAGGAGATTAAAGCAATATCACCAAAGGAAACAGTGAAGTCGCTAATGAATGGTGACGCCACTCAAGAGTGTCTTAAAGAATGGACTAATAGCACGATTCCTCAGGTGAATTCGGATGAGGATAAAGGGGTTAACAAACTTGACCCCGATTATCCACCACCTCAGAAAATGGCCAAGTTGGAAAACAACATTGAAGAATCTAAAGACTCCACGGTTTCTTCTGCTGAACCTTCTTCTGTAGCTTCTGAGTCGAACACAAGATCCGAGGTGCCTAGTCATAGCTCTAAGGTAGAGCCGATGCAAGTTGAGGAGGCAAAACCTCCTGTTCCTTCTCCCGTCCCTTCAGCGGAAGAGTCCAGCTTAAGTAGTGACCTCACTGAAAACAGCAGCAGCCTTGGCGAGACTACGACTGTCATTACTCAAGTCACCACAACTACAACCACAGTATCCACAGAGTCCCGCATGGTGTTGACCTCACGTGACAGTCTTGCTTCCAATAACGGGATCAGTACCCCTGTACCAACAGATTCTAAGGTGGAGTCTACCAGCTCTGTTTCAACACTCTCCACTACTACCACTACTGTTACAAAGGTTACAGACTCATCCCAGGAAGCCACTCTAACAAAAGAGTGCTTGACCACTGTCACAAAAACACTGACCGATACCAAGTTGAGTCCTAGTGGTGCCACTGTAAAATCTATGACAGTGAGTCACGAATATTCCACCAGGGACAGGGTACGACTGTTAAAGTTCTCTCGCACCAAGAAAACACGGTCTGGAACGGCCTTGCCCTCGTACCGCAAGTTTGTGACCAAGAGTAGCAAGAAGAGTATCTTTGTGCTTCCCAATGACGAGCTGAAGAAACTTGCAAGGCGCGGTGGTATCCGCGAAGTTCCTATCTTTAACTATAATGCCAAGCCGGCCCTGGACATCTGGCCCTACCCATCCCCTCGACCAACATTTGGGATCACATGGAG ATACCGACTCCAGACAGTGAGGTCTTTGGCTGGAGTGAGCCTAATGCTACGGCTGCTTTGGGCCTGCCTCAGATGGGATGATATGTCTGTGAAACCCTCACCCACAGGAGGGACAACGCGAACAG AGACATCTGACACTGATAtcaccaccactgagatcaTCAAGCGGAGAGATGTTGGTCCTTATGGCATTCGTTCAGAGTATTGCATCAGGAAGATCATTTGTCCCCTTGGGGTGCCTGAGACTCCCAAAG AGACTCCTACACCTCAAAGGAAAGGCCTTCGTTCAAGTGCTCTGAGACCAAAGAAGCCAGAACCAGCTAAGCAGACAGGGCCTGTTGTAATCGAAACCTGGGTGGCCGAGGAAGACCTGGAACTTTGGGAGATTCGAGCCTTTACTGAAAG GGTTGAGAGGGAAAAGGCACAAGCGGCTGACCCAACTAAGGTTAGTGTGCAGAAGAAAGCAGAGGAGGTCAAGGCCCAATTGGAAGCTCAGCTAAAGCAGCAGAGATTGGCAGCCCAGCAG AAACGGTTGGAACAGCAGAAACCTAGCACCACCAGCACCACATCCACCTTGACTAGCACCCCTACGACCCCTGGGACCACTACTCAGAAGGTGGTGGTGGGCTCTATTAGCGGTCAGGTAACTACAGCGCCAAAAGTGGTAATGACCACCAAGCTGGGCTCTCCGGTCACATTCCAGCAAAACAAGAACTTCCAGCAGTCCTTTGCTTCTTGGGTCAAGCAGGGCCAACAAGGCAATACAG TCTCTACCAGTTCGGTTGTGACTGTGGCGGCGAATAGCGCCACCACATCTGGGCAAACGTTCCACATCGCTGCTGCTGCGGGGTCGATGGCCGGCAGTGTCATCACCGCTAAACTACCTGTTCCAGCCAACAGCAAGATAGTCACAGTGAACGTACCAACCACGCAAGGAG GTTTGGTACAGGTACAGCAGAAGGTGGTGGGCATCATTCCATCAAGCACAGCGGGCACCGCACAGTCCTTCCCTCCATTCCAGCCCCGTACGGCCACCATTAACATCAGACCCAACACAACCACCTCCACACAGCAG GTCATTACGACTGGAACCGCTCTACGACCAGGGATGACTGTTATACGCTCTCCCTTGCACCAGGCTACCACCCTGGGGAAGACTATCATTCGCACACCCCTGATGGTTCAACAAG GTCAAGTGCAACAGCCAGTGCAAACAAGTACAGGTGCTCAGGCGGTGGGCACTCCTCCTCGCCTCTCCACACCGAACCAACCCCAGACCCCACAGACGCCCTCTTCTCCCCGACCACAGCAGGGTCAGGTCAAACTCACTCTGGCCCAGCTCACACAGCTCACCCAAGGGGCTCAG GGAGGGAACCAGGGGTTGACAGTAGTGATCCAAGGGCAAGGTCAGACCACCGGCCAGCTGCAGGTCATTCCTCAGGGGGTGACCGTCATTCCGGGGCCTGGTCAGCAACTCATGCAGGCAGCCATGCCCAATGGCCAAGTCCAGCGTTTCTTGTTCACACCCATGGCCCCTGCACCAGCGTCTGCCCCTGCTGCCCCCGCCGCTCCCACCACAACAACCTCATCAGGCGTCCCAGCCACAGCTGCACCAGCTGCCACCACCAGCACAACTCCAGCACCCATTCAACCAG CTACTCGTCTTGCTCCACAGCCCCAACCTCCAACCACACTTCCTCCCACATCATCTCTCCCTCCATCACAGCCAGCCCAGCACACACCcactccagtctcagccgcaaTCGTTCCCCAACCGACTCCATCTCTACAACCCCACCCGCCCGTACAGCTCCGACCTCAGCCCCAAGTCCCTCCACAAACATCAGTCCCGCCCCCTACACCTGTTCCTGCCCCTCAGATAGCACAGGTGACGGCCACCGCACCTCCACAGCAGGTCACCACCCTCCCTGTCGCCCAGACCACAGTTACCAAAGTCCAGCCCCAGATCCAGCTTCCCCCGCAGCTCCTCAGCGTCCCCGGGCTCCAGCAGCAGGTCATCTCCCACATCCAGAGTCAGGTAGCGGCCCAGATTCAAGCTCAGGTCCAGCAGGTCGGGACCACAGCCGGGATGCCCCAGCAGATCAAACTGCAACTGCCCATTCAGATTCAGCAGCAGGGCGGAGGGCAAGTCCAAGCGCACCAGATCCAGAATTTGGTGACCATCCAGACGGCCAGCGTACAGGAGCAGCTTCAGCGGATCCAGCAGCTTTGcgaacagcagcagcagaagaaGAAACAGCAGGAGGCGAAGAGAGAGCAGGCCCAACAGCATGTCAGCCAGAGCGACTTGATACAAAAACAG GTGGCTCAGAAGCAGAATGTGGCCATAGAGCAGTTAAAACAGAAGAAAACCATGACTCCTGCTGAAAGAGAGGAGAACCAGAG GATGATTGTTTGTAACCAGGTGATGAAGTTCATTCTGGATAAAATCGATAAGGACGAGAGGCAGGCGGCCAAAAAGCGGAAACGGGAGGAGTCTGTGGAGCAGAAGCGCAGCAAGCAGAACGCCAGCAAGCTGTCGGCTCTGCTCTTCAAACACAAAGAGCAGCTCAAGGCTGATATCCTGAAGAAAAGAGCACTGCTTGATAAAGAGCTACAGCTGCAAGTGCAG GAGGAGTTGAAGCGCGATCTCATTAAACTGCGGCGGGAGAAGGAGAAAGCTCAGGCTGCGGCTGCACAAGCTGCGGCTGCTGCTGCGGCCGCCAGCGCTCACGTGCACAGCGGTCTCTCCTCATACACACCGACTGTCACCTCACCCTCCACACACAAACGCAAGCGGGACGAGGAGAGAGACGCTGCCTCCAAGTCCAAACGCAAAAAGATGATCTCCACTACCTCAAAGGACAGCAAGAGGGACATCAAGTTATACTGCATCTGCAAGACGCCCTATGATGAGTCTAA